One Opitutus sp. ER46 genomic region harbors:
- a CDS encoding beta-propeller fold lactonase family protein: MLTRPIALQRRAAALAVAACAWGAALAAASGAAADSSLLVGMDTSITYVAGKAQPRAGGPGRVARVGVVDSRLQLTWALPVALSYIGPPTSLAAVPGQPVALVAGSSRVGGDVPAAFLPDRALTLVRWRGEVPAVQQTLELGLQPASIGLHPDGRHALVANRGDGTLSVLELSAAGVRESARVSIARAEEIVAHVEVAPDGRHALASLNQSDAVVLLALDADARPTVLHRASLGRGPYVIRYLPGGRGAAVAHIGSNEIVFVDLDREALRVRQRITVDRVPEGLDLSPDGEWIAASCMHGFGVTDEHDARFGQAGRVHLLRRNAAGYEPAQQLAVDGGPQFAVFLSDGLHLVVAETGFRRLGLFRRNGASAAFTRLPGALTLPGEPVAAARLVAESTAPAPASPLP, translated from the coding sequence GTGTTGACCCGGCCGATCGCTCTTCAACGTCGCGCCGCCGCCCTGGCGGTCGCCGCCTGCGCCTGGGGTGCGGCGCTCGCAGCGGCCTCGGGCGCGGCGGCGGATTCGTCACTGCTCGTGGGAATGGACACGTCGATCACCTACGTGGCGGGCAAAGCGCAGCCCCGCGCCGGCGGGCCCGGCCGGGTCGCTCGCGTCGGGGTCGTGGACAGCAGGTTGCAGCTGACTTGGGCCCTGCCGGTAGCGCTGAGCTACATCGGACCGCCGACCTCGCTCGCCGCCGTCCCCGGGCAGCCCGTTGCGCTGGTCGCGGGTTCCAGCCGGGTGGGCGGCGATGTTCCCGCCGCTTTTCTGCCGGATCGCGCGCTCACCTTGGTCCGGTGGCGCGGCGAGGTCCCAGCGGTGCAGCAGACGCTCGAGCTCGGGTTGCAGCCGGCGAGCATCGGACTGCACCCCGATGGTCGGCATGCCCTCGTGGCGAACCGCGGCGACGGCACGCTCTCCGTCCTAGAGCTGAGCGCAGCAGGGGTGCGGGAGTCGGCGCGCGTTTCCATTGCCCGCGCAGAGGAGATCGTCGCCCACGTCGAAGTGGCTCCGGATGGGCGGCACGCGTTGGCCTCGCTCAACCAGAGCGACGCCGTGGTGCTGCTGGCGCTCGATGCAGACGCGCGGCCGACCGTGTTGCACCGGGCGTCGCTCGGCCGCGGCCCCTACGTGATTCGCTACCTGCCGGGCGGCCGCGGCGCGGCGGTGGCGCACATCGGCTCGAACGAGATCGTGTTCGTCGACCTCGATCGCGAGGCGCTGCGCGTGCGCCAACGAATCACGGTGGACCGAGTGCCGGAAGGATTGGACCTCAGTCCCGACGGCGAGTGGATCGCCGCGAGCTGCATGCACGGGTTCGGGGTCACGGACGAACACGATGCTCGGTTCGGGCAGGCCGGCCGCGTGCATCTGCTGCGGCGGAACGCGGCGGGGTACGAGCCCGCGCAGCAGCTGGCCGTCGACGGCGGACCGCAGTTCGCAGTCTTCTTGAGCGATGGCCTGCACCTCGTCGTGGCCGAAACCGGTTTCCGCCGTCTGGGGCTCTTTCGTCGGAACGGTGCCAGCGCCGCCTTCACCCGACTCCCCGGTGCGCTGACATTGCCCGGCGAGCCCGTCGCGGCCGCCCGGCTGGTCGCCGAAAGCACGGCCCCCGCGCCAGCGTCCCCGCTCCCCTGA
- a CDS encoding RsmE family RNA methyltransferase: protein MNLVLFDPNELAAPLPRTDRRAVHVLQVLRRQVGDAFDAGLVNGPRGKATVTDITADHLALTFVATTPPPVAPPITLLVGLPRPQTARDVLRDATTVGVGAIHFVRTEKGESSYAQSSLWSSGEWRRHVLAGAEQAFVTQVPEVTHGRTIAEVLKETCPAPAAGVSAGAAVRLTLDNYEAARPLAAAAPRRGSPVVLAIGSERGWSAAERVLLRDHGFTFVHLGERVLRTETAVIAALSLLLLH, encoded by the coding sequence GTGAACCTCGTCCTTTTTGATCCCAACGAACTCGCTGCGCCGCTGCCACGGACGGACCGTCGCGCCGTGCATGTGCTGCAGGTGCTGCGGCGGCAGGTGGGCGACGCTTTCGATGCCGGGCTCGTCAACGGCCCGCGGGGCAAGGCAACGGTGACCGACATCACCGCGGACCACCTCGCGCTGACATTTGTCGCCACGACTCCGCCTCCCGTTGCTCCGCCCATCACGTTGCTCGTCGGGTTGCCGCGGCCGCAGACCGCGCGGGACGTCCTCCGCGACGCGACCACGGTCGGCGTGGGCGCGATCCACTTTGTGCGCACCGAAAAGGGCGAATCGAGCTACGCCCAGAGTTCGCTGTGGTCCTCCGGCGAGTGGCGGCGGCACGTGCTCGCTGGCGCGGAGCAGGCGTTCGTCACGCAGGTGCCGGAAGTCACGCACGGGCGGACGATCGCGGAGGTACTGAAGGAGACGTGTCCCGCCCCCGCGGCGGGCGTGAGCGCGGGCGCGGCGGTCCGGCTCACGCTCGACAACTACGAGGCTGCGCGTCCGCTGGCCGCAGCCGCGCCGCGCCGCGGCAGCCCCGTCGTCCTGGCGATCGGCTCCGAGCGCGGCTGGTCCGCGGCGGAACGCGTGCTCCTGCGGGACCACGGCTTCACCTTCGTGCACCTCGGCGAACGTGTCCTGCGCACCGAAACGGCCGTCATCGCCGCGCTCTCCCTGCTTCTACTCCACTGA
- a CDS encoding aldolase/citrate lyase family protein, which produces MITSSPQRLRGQQPSVGTWLSIGSPVIAELAAECGFDWVLFDLEHGCGSDATLLNNLQAVRGSGTIPIVRVGAPHPELILRVLDWGAEGVMVPHIESAPEAAACVEAMRYPPRGRRGFSRSGRVYGYGLRAPRDDAALPEPVFIAQIETLQAVRNAEPIASVDGVDMVFVGPADLGFDLRARRDPGAPSFEDCLGVVTAAARRVGKPAGILVRNLDDLPNLRAQGFTHFGIDSDVGALRGRFQAILNRATPLRETAVPASKR; this is translated from the coding sequence ATGATCACCTCCTCTCCTCAACGCCTCCGCGGGCAGCAGCCCTCCGTCGGCACATGGCTCTCGATCGGTTCGCCGGTCATCGCCGAGCTCGCCGCGGAATGCGGCTTCGACTGGGTGCTGTTCGACCTCGAGCACGGCTGTGGTTCGGACGCCACGCTGCTGAACAATCTGCAGGCCGTGCGCGGTTCGGGCACGATCCCGATCGTGCGCGTGGGCGCGCCCCATCCGGAACTGATCCTGCGCGTGCTCGACTGGGGCGCGGAGGGCGTGATGGTGCCGCACATCGAGTCCGCGCCGGAAGCCGCCGCGTGCGTCGAAGCCATGCGCTACCCGCCCCGCGGGCGCCGCGGCTTCTCGCGCTCCGGCCGCGTGTACGGCTACGGCCTGCGCGCGCCGCGCGACGACGCCGCGCTGCCCGAGCCGGTGTTCATCGCCCAGATCGAGACGCTGCAGGCCGTGCGCAACGCCGAGCCGATCGCGTCCGTGGACGGCGTCGACATGGTCTTCGTCGGACCGGCGGACCTGGGGTTCGACCTACGCGCACGGCGCGATCCTGGGGCGCCCAGCTTCGAGGACTGTCTCGGGGTCGTGACCGCCGCCGCCCGGCGCGTGGGCAAGCCCGCCGGCATTCTCGTGCGCAACCTCGATGACCTGCCCAATCTCCGCGCCCAGGGTTTCACTCACTTTGGCATCGATTCCGATGTCGGCGCGCTCCGCGGCCGTTTCCAGGCGATCCTCAACCGCGCGACTCCGCTGCGCGAAACCGCGGTGCCGGCGTCGAAACGCTGA